A region from the Halomarina litorea genome encodes:
- a CDS encoding HalOD1 output domain-containing protein, with product MNQGTDQISPSVAVIEHVADHEGTDPLELSPPLHDVIDPDALDRLCTGTDSAGHVAFSYCGYLVTVTTDGDVSLEERAHVPASGADQTPAASAASD from the coding sequence ATGAACCAGGGGACCGACCAGATATCTCCGAGTGTAGCCGTGATAGAACACGTAGCCGACCACGAGGGGACCGACCCACTCGAACTCTCGCCACCGCTCCACGACGTCATCGACCCCGACGCGCTGGACCGTCTCTGTACCGGCACGGACTCCGCCGGCCACGTCGCCTTCTCGTACTGCGGTTATCTGGTTACCGTCACCACCGACGGCGACGTCTCCCTCGAGGAACGGGCGCACGTCCCGGCCTCGGGTGCCGACCAGACCCCGGCGGCGAGCGCGGCGTCCGACTGA